A single region of the Pararhodospirillum photometricum DSM 122 genome encodes:
- the rlmN gene encoding 23S rRNA (adenine(2503)-C(2))-methyltransferase RlmN, translating to MTLLEPQGLIQQNDTRVNLIGLSREDLGALLARWGEKPFRVKQLWHWIYHRGETDFARMTSLGGVLRERLQAECTLTRPTIVRTQRSQDGTIKWLLRFTDGQEAEMVYIPEDDRGALCISSQVGCTLTCRFCHTGTQLLVRNLTAAEVVGQVMVARDTFDEWPSPIDESRMLSNVVVMGMGEPLYNYDAVATALRIIMDGEGIALSRRRITLSTAGVVPLIARCGDELGIKLAVSLHAPTDAQRNEIMPINRKYPLAELMAACRAYPGASNARRITFEYLMLKDFNDSDEDARTLIDLVEGVPCKFNLIAFNPWPGAPYQTPSVARLERFAALLNDAGYSAPIRLPRGRDILAACGQLRSDSQRERLSRHKARLAAGLADDHGLADDDAAAT from the coding sequence ATGACACTTCTCGAGCCGCAAGGCCTTATACAGCAAAACGACACGCGGGTGAACCTTATCGGTCTGTCGCGGGAAGATTTAGGCGCCCTGTTGGCGCGCTGGGGCGAGAAGCCCTTTCGCGTCAAGCAGCTTTGGCACTGGATCTATCACCGTGGCGAGACCGATTTCGCCCGCATGACCAGCCTGGGCGGGGTTCTGCGCGAGCGCTTGCAGGCCGAATGCACGCTGACGCGCCCTACCATCGTGCGCACCCAACGCTCCCAGGACGGCACCATCAAGTGGCTGCTCCGCTTCACCGATGGCCAGGAAGCGGAGATGGTTTACATTCCCGAGGACGATCGGGGCGCGCTGTGCATCTCCTCGCAGGTGGGCTGCACCCTCACTTGCCGCTTTTGCCACACCGGGACCCAGCTTTTGGTGCGCAACCTCACCGCCGCCGAGGTGGTGGGCCAGGTGATGGTGGCGCGCGACACCTTCGACGAATGGCCCTCCCCCATTGACGAGTCACGCATGCTCTCCAACGTGGTCGTCATGGGCATGGGGGAACCGCTGTACAATTACGACGCTGTGGCCACGGCCTTGCGCATTATCATGGATGGCGAGGGCATTGCCCTGTCGCGCCGGCGCATCACCTTGTCCACCGCCGGGGTGGTGCCGTTGATCGCGCGCTGCGGCGATGAGTTGGGGATCAAACTGGCGGTCAGTCTCCATGCGCCGACCGATGCCCAGCGCAACGAGATCATGCCCATCAACCGCAAATACCCCCTGGCCGAGCTGATGGCGGCCTGCCGCGCCTATCCGGGGGCCAGTAATGCCCGGCGCATCACGTTTGAATATCTGATGCTCAAGGACTTCAACGATTCGGACGAGGATGCCCGGACCTTGATCGACTTGGTCGAGGGCGTGCCGTGCAAGTTCAACCTCATCGCCTTCAACCCCTGGCCCGGCGCCCCTTACCAAACGCCCTCGGTGGCGCGATTGGAGCGCTTTGCCGCGCTGTTGAACGATGCCGGCTACTCGGCCCCCATCCGCCTGCCGCGCGGGCGCGACATTCTGGCGGCGTGCGGCCAGTTGCGCAGTGACTCGCAGCGCGAGCGTCTAAGCCGCCACAAGGCTCGGCTCGCGGCTGGGCTGGCGGATGACCACGGGCTGGCTGATGACGACGCGGCTGCCACGTAG
- a CDS encoding OmpA family protein: MLRKVAVSVVAVGLLTACAETWDYAGVAKLAPAGGPFDAELQKGYVALAEYEQGGGDWSSVAYYTGKARAAALGRTPEPTRLAERDLKAYHAELEKARAELIAVLAEGAKQAPALAAKAQVSFDCWAEEAEEGRQPERINECKQNFQIALGALPKTSAPLAAAPAGEAPGLTLVHFDKGGVVLSEESERLLDSVAQAFRKERPARLLIVGHTDTTGSAEANILLSQRRAEAVARSLVRRGIAAEVMTLEAYGEERLAVNTPRGVAEAQNRRVEISFEK, encoded by the coding sequence ATGCTGAGGAAGGTTGCGGTCAGCGTCGTTGCCGTCGGTCTCCTGACCGCCTGCGCAGAGACCTGGGATTACGCGGGTGTGGCGAAGCTGGCCCCGGCGGGTGGTCCGTTCGATGCTGAGTTGCAGAAAGGCTATGTGGCTCTCGCCGAGTACGAACAAGGCGGCGGCGATTGGTCCTCCGTGGCCTACTATACCGGCAAGGCGCGCGCCGCCGCTCTCGGCCGAACCCCCGAGCCCACCCGACTGGCCGAACGCGACCTGAAAGCTTATCACGCCGAGTTGGAAAAAGCCCGGGCCGAGCTGATCGCCGTCTTGGCCGAGGGCGCCAAGCAGGCCCCCGCCCTGGCGGCCAAGGCGCAGGTGAGCTTTGATTGCTGGGCAGAGGAGGCCGAGGAAGGTCGCCAGCCCGAACGCATCAACGAGTGCAAGCAGAATTTCCAGATCGCCCTTGGGGCCCTGCCCAAGACCTCGGCTCCGCTGGCCGCAGCTCCGGCTGGGGAGGCGCCCGGTCTGACCCTGGTTCATTTTGACAAGGGCGGCGTGGTCTTGTCGGAAGAGTCCGAGCGGCTCTTGGATAGCGTGGCCCAGGCCTTCCGCAAGGAACGGCCGGCCCGCCTGCTGATCGTGGGGCACACCGACACCACCGGCTCGGCCGAGGCCAACATTTTGTTGTCCCAGCGCCGCGCCGAAGCCGTCGCCCGCAGCCTCGTGCGGCGGGGCATCGCCGCCGAGGTCATGACCCTGGAGGCCTATGGCGAGGAGCGCTTGGCGGTCAACACGCCGCGCGGTGTGGCCGAGGCCCAAAACCGCCGGGTTGAAATCTCCTTCGAAAAGTAA